In Euphorbia lathyris chromosome 10, ddEupLath1.1, whole genome shotgun sequence, a single genomic region encodes these proteins:
- the LOC136208198 gene encoding protein trichome birefringence-like 8, which produces MDHHHLQTQNHDDQSFLFHFPIKIKKQLVFLIAIISSIFVLNFISPFDPQQLSRFGGLLSKITSQGEEQHCDYSNGRWVREESSKIQSYDESCPFLDPGFRCRNCGRNNLEYLNWKWQPYGCDIPRFNASDLLERSRNGRIVFAGDSIVRNQWESFLCLIAQGVSNKSTIHEEHGNPITKHKGFLSMRFSTYNLTVEYYRAPFLVVVGHPPPSSDVKMTVKVDQLHWFSKKWAGADVLVFSGGHWWNEDKTFKLGCYFEDGGKVNMSMNLMDAFQKSLQTWKSWAVNNLTERSHIFFRSFSPVHYRNGTWNDGGRCDLNTQPERNHSRLEPDPENNELISNIINQMRLEDKKRNVEYLNITYLTEFRSDGHPSVHREPGTPIPAPQDCSHWCLPGIPDVWNEIIYAHLLSMGFRTK; this is translated from the exons AtggatcatcatcatcttcaaaCCCAGAACCATGATGAtcaatcttttctttttcattttccaattAAAATCAAGAAACAACTTGTTTTTCTAATCGCAATTATTTCTTCAATCTTTGTATTGAATTTCATATCTCCTTTTGATCCTCAGCAACTTTCAAGATTTGGGGGTTTATTGTCAAAGATAACATCTCAGGGGGAGGAGCAGCATTGTGATTATTCTAATGGAAGATGGGTTCGAGAAGAGAGTTCTAAGATTCAGTCGTATGATGAGAGTTGTCCGTTTCTTGATCCCGGATTCCGGTGCCGGAATTGTGGGAGGAATAACTTGGAGTATCTTAACTGGAAATGGCAACCCTATGGCTGTGATATACCAAG ATTCAACGCCAGCGACCTCCTCGAGCGAAGCAGGAACGGACGAATAGTGTTCGCCGGAGACTCAATAGTAAGAAACCAGTGGGAATCCTTCTTGTGCTTAATAGCCCAAGGAGTTTCCAACAAGTCAACAATACATGAAGAGCATGGAAACCCCATAACTAAACACAAAGGCTTCCTCTCTATGCGTTTCAGCACATACAACCTCACTGTCGAATACTACAGGGCACCTTTCCTCGTCGTCGTTGGCCATCCCCCGCCATCTTCAGACGTTAAAATGACGGTTAAAGTCGATCAGTTGCACTGGTTTTCTAAGAAGTGGGCTGGGGCTGATGTTTTGGTTTTCAGCGGCGGACACTGGTGGAATGAAGATAAAACATTCAAATT GGGCTGCTACTTTGAGGATGGAGGAAAAGTTAACATGTCAATGAATTTGATGGATGCATTTCAAAAATCTTTACAAACATGGAAGTCATGGGCTGTAAACAATTTAACTGAAAGAAGTCACATTTTCTTTCGTAGCTTCTCCCCGGTACATTACAG GAATGGCACATGGAACGATGGGGGTCGATGCGATTTGAATACACAACCAGAGAGAAACCACTCGAGATTGGAACCCGACCCAGAAAACAATGAATTGATTTCCAATATAATAAACCAAATGAGGTTGGAAGACAAGAAGAGGAATGTTGAATACTTAAACATCACATATCTGACCGAGTTCAGGTCTGATGGACACCCTTCAGTACACCGTGAACCAGGCACTCCGATACCTGCCCCGCAGGACTGCAGCCACTGGTGCCTGCCTGGAATACCAGATGTATGGAATGAAATTATTTATGCACATTTGCTTTCAATGGGATTCAGAACCAAGTG